The stretch of DNA tttctcttcatttttcataGAACTCGAACATATAACCCCCCATAAACTTATACATAATCTctcttctagggtttcaaagaataTTAACATCCcaggtacgaaatcaagaagcgataacattagaacgatccctacgacgtaagaatcgctatatcgcctcactttttctttgtagtttgagttttggaaaatacttcatagttaataaaacatctattttctgtatttaagatttaaaatatcaaggaaggttgataaattcatttcctactAGTCAGAActtacgggacggtgatcggaagccgtgagttcgatttatttcacttttagtgaaCTATTTCGTAGTCCACTTGTGTTGGCCTGTTCTGCTGCAGATTTTTTGAGTTTGTAAGGATAAAGGGaatggagaaatgccacatgtggtagggtagtaggttggttgCTCGTCGTTgtaatttcaggctaattgataacttgttgattgggtgagtTATGGTAAAATTGGGtttttttgttgtattaaaggtccaaaattgtagttaggttgtttttgagttattggttgtattgtgttgttatcTCACCTATAGTTGGCTTGAAGGAGCAGTAAAATCTGGGAAAATACTGcctgttttattttagaatcgacttatcgtttgagatacgtgatatactagtgccatctaagttgtacatgtatttctttgttatagagttggcgcgctagttgtcataagcttgttgttgagttgcattgacgaattgaggtatgttaaggctatcccttctttcctatTGGCGTGattcatatgatacaacgaaacaagcaagcacacaactttcataaatgattctattcttagaagtactagggttgcctatgatcttgattccccatatgtcctactatcgtATCGTCTGTTTaggggtctcatgacattccgacAGATCATATTGACTTTCTTCATTATGccttgcattcatttatacatgtatagtGTCTcatgaccatatggcgttatatatgcatatagtatatgtatatggggtatggggaaaggttatggcgttatatactcaccaccacctgatcaactagcatacgttgatgatttcgcccactgaggccgagatgatatgatgggttgccctcagaggcttgatgatattatgtactcatatatctatgcatgatatgacatttatacgcatatgcatgacattataaatgtttcatgattcgtagagctattcagacttacaggttgagtcctttactccatgtttctttcatgtcttttatatacagatttttatgccttacatactcggtacattatttgtattgacgcccctattgcctgggggcctgcgtttcatgcccataggtgcaggtagacaggctgacggtcccccttcttaggatccttgctcaccgagagttggtgtgctccatttgatccggagttgCTATTGGGTTTTAGTACAACACTTtggtatacatatatgggtatgacggggtcTAGTCCCATCAtttatatagttgtacactctattaaatgtctgtagacagtcatgtatagttggatagtatgtggccttatcGGCTCACCCTACTGTAtttcgtatatatatgtatatatgtcttttgggcatgttttcccaagtatgttattcacatgaatTAGTAGTTACTGCCAtacgttatgcatgacctacacttatttcatgtttatatcttagacgtatgcttaggggtgtacgataggtagaactcgggaactcgtcatggcccatcggtttgggtcgtgataaaagtggtatcagaggaCCCTTtggtattcactggagcagatacaaatgaggaccctcaggtatttattgataggaTGTAGAGGACTTTGAGTgttgcgactgagtcagttgagctagcttcctatagaatTTGGGATGTTGCAATttattggtacgagtcttgggagttgtctagaggtgaggatgcccttctagtagtatggcaggagtttacagaggattttcttcgtcattatttaccactagagcttagacgggccagagttgataggttcttgaccttTCAGCAGGGCAATATGGGTGTTTGGGAGTATagccttcagtttgattctttggctaagtatgctcccactattgtagctaagatggaggatcgggttcaccggatcgtgatggggttggagccgcacctgcttaaTAACTGTATGTTTGTCTCACTTCGGCTAGGcattgatatttctcgtattcaggcatacgctcagggtgtagaggagagtaagcagaagcagagggccgatcatgagcatgataggggtcagagtaagagagcgagatcttaaggtccttctggtgagttttgaggtggtcagagacaacaGTACCCGAGGTAACCAGCCTAGCCATTggctagtgcaccccctcagtttgcctgtaggagatttgatcgttccacatatccAGGGCCCAGTTAGAGTTCCAGGGCCTCTAGTTCTCaatataggggtgagtcaagtcaaaTAAGGCCACCCTTGCCAtaatgtgctcagtgtggtaagcagcatgccgggcagtgccttgtggggttgggtgtttgttgtACTtatggttatccaggccacgttatgagagattatCCAACAagaggtggtgcaggtatagttcagccagcgggatctgtaGTTGCTTTGTCATCATCAGTACGGCCCCCTAGGCAAGGTTCACAGGCACCAGTTGGTCGTGGTAGAGAtagaagtggagcatctagctcgagcgatcCTCAGAACCGCGCTTATGCATTAGAGGGCAGACGGGATCAGGAGTCGTCACCCGATATTGTTACAGATATATTATcaatctcctcatatgatgtatatgcattgattgatacAGGTTCCAACTTATCGTATGGCACTCTGTTGGTTGCTAGCAAGTTTtggatagaacctgagttgattaaacATTTTGATGTGTCTACACTTATTGGGGATACGgtgatagctagacgggtatatagaTATTGTATAGTAGTTGTTCATAGTCATTATACAGTAGAAGacctgattgagttagatatAGTAGAAATttatgttataatgggtatggattggttggcttcttgttatgctaacgttgattatagatcaaagatggttcggttccaATTTCCAGGGGAGCAAGTTCttgagtggaaaggtaatactgcatcgccgAAAGGTAGGTATATTTCcaatctcaaggcaaggaagatgatcaaaaagggctatatttatcacttagtttggGTACAAgatgtgaaagcagagtcaccgacccttcaGTCTATCttggtggttaatgagtttcctgatATTTTTCCCGATAAGCTTCCAGGCCTTGCGCCAGAAcaggagattgagtttgctattgacatattaccagatactcagccgatatctattcctctTTATACAATAGCACCTACAGAGAtcagagagttgaaagaacaactgagggaATTGCTTGAAAAGGCTTTATCGGACCCAGTACATCCCCGTGGGGAgtacctgtgttatttgtgagaaagaaagatggttccttgcagatgtgtattgattacaggcagttgaataaggcgacgatcaagaataagtacccactttCGAGGATTGATggtttatttgaccagtttcagggtgccaggtgtttctcgaagatagacttgaggttgggtaccatcaggtaagggttagagaGAAAGATATTCGGAAGACAGCAGTATTCATCAGGTAAGCATTCAGGCACTTTGAGTTTTGTGTCATGTCGTTCGgattgactaatgccccagcagtattcatggacttgatgaaccgtgtgttcagaccctttctagatctgttcgtggTTGTATtaatagatgatattttggtttattcttgttcagaggctgagcatgcagatcatttgtgtACTGTGCTTAAagttctacaagaaaggaagttgtatgcaaaattctctaaatgtgaattctggttaaaTTCTACTGTTTTCCTTGGACATATTATTTCATGTGAGGGTATCCATGTTGATACATAGAAAATTGAGGCAGTGAAGatttggcctagacccacgagaccgacagaggttcgtagcttcttgggtttggcaggttattataggagatttgtagagggcttttcttctctttcagcaccattgacaaagttgactcagaaggcaactaagttttagtggactgatgcttgtgagcagagtttccaggcattgaaggatagATTGACTTTAGCACCGGTTCTGACACTCCCagagggaccgatggttatgctatctattgtgactcTTCGGGCATtagattgggttgtgtattgatgcagtatggtaaggttgtagcttattcttctaaacaactaagaaagcatgagaagaactacctgaCCCATGTTTTAGAGTTAGCcatggtgattcatgcactaaagatgtggaggcactatttgtatggcatctatgttgatatctatatggatcataagagcctttagTAAGTCTTCAAACAAAAGGAATTAAATTTACAtcagaggcgatggttggagctactgaaagactataatgttgatattttataacatccagggaaggcgaatgtagtagccgatgccctcagacgtatatctatgggtagcctatcatatttacagccagggAAGAGTGCGATAGCCTCTGTGATTCATCAGCTAGGTAATCTTGGAATTCGATTACTAGAttcaggtgataccggagttactattcggGACAcagcaacatcctctttagtaactgaagtgaaggaatgccagtatgaggatcctatgctagctcattatagagatacagcccctcaaaaggagaagacaccatttgaaattaCAAGAGATGGAGttctcagatatcgaggtcgattatgtgttcctaatgtggcaggCTACTCTATCaagttatgggagaaactcactattctcgttattctattcatccaggagaGGCGAAGatatatcatgatatcagggaaatatactggtgggatgaaatgaagaaggatatagaagagtttgttgctcagtgtcctaattgtcagcaggtttaGATTAAGCATCAGAAACcaggtggattattgcaggctatagagattccgacttggaaatgggaagtaattaatatgaatttcatcataggcttacctcataCCCAGCGTAAGtccgattctatatgggttattgttgacagacttacaaaatcagcccattttctgcctgttagGACTATGTATTCAGCAGAgtattatgcaaggctttacattaaggagatagtacgacttcatggtgtccctgtATCTGTTGTCTCAAATAGAGGTTCTCAGTTTACAACTAATTTctagaggtccttccaaaaaggattggggactcaggtaagtcttagtatagcatttcatccccagacagatggtCAGGCTGAGCGTATGATTCAgacattggaggatatgctacgggcttgtgtgatagaattcaggggtagctgggatgatcaccttccacttattgagtttgcatataataatagttatcattccagcattaatatggctccatatgaagctctttacggacggaagtgtaggtcacctatcggatggtttgaggtTAGGGAAACAAGTTAGTAAGactagagttggtacaacaggcagttgagaagattaagcttatatgggaaaggctattagcagctcagagtcatcagaagtcctatacATATAATCGACAACAAGACTTGGATTTTCAGGTAGATGATTGGATATTCtgaaaggtatcaccgatgaaaggcattataagattcggtaagaaaggaaatctTAGCCCtaggtacattggaccttataagattatatgcagagtaggccaagtagcatatgagttagacttgccttccaacttagAGTCTGTACAtctagtctttcatgtgtctatgctctgcaAGAGTATtggagatccttctagagtcgTTCCAGTTGACAATGTTCAGGTCATAGatcagctatcatatgaggaagctcccattgctatactagatagacaagtttggagattgagaactaaggatgtagcttcggttagagtactttggagaaacacgaatgtggaggagatgacttgggaagctgaagaagacatgaagactaggtatcctcatTTGTTTCCTCTTCCGGAGGAGGatcggactgagacatcacaacttttaggtacgtatatgataCTGGATTCTTATGCTAGTTActatcattggtcgtgtgaggccattgatgttattgatgattgtggccccgTGGggatttgtattgttgggttttctgCGTGACGAGATGGTAGTAGTACCGTtatagaggagactctgccaaaatttctatagatctctaggagtttaacattcgaggaagaatgtttctaaggggggaagattgttacaccctgtgcatcccaaggtgacgtataataaatatgagacttattaataatgatttaaatgagtttaaagtcataatatgactatatatgatgtttggatataaaatataaagtttaggaaaaatcggatttaagttgcggaaacactgactaaggatttgccttgtaacgaagctttttgagaaatatatttcgtgtgttatatgaggtcttcttgggacatattatataccacatTTAAGGTCTTGGAATATAGTTTCCAATATTTTTAACTGTTTATTCATATGACATCCGAATAAAAAAATATAAGCATCGGAAGAAGAGCCAATGctagctagcacctctttgacttttcaaaagttgatatatataggttttTAATCctctttctcttcatttttcataGAACTCGAACAGAGAACCCCACATAAACCTATCATTAAGCTctcttctagggtttcaaagaagattaacatcctgggtacgaaatcaagaagcgataatattAGAACGATCACTACGActtaagtatcgctatatcgcctctctttttctttgtagtttgagctTTGGAAGGCACTTCAGAGTTATGAAAAcgtctactttctgtatttaagcttttaaatatcaaggaatgttgataaattcatttcctaatagttacaACTCACGGAAAGATGATTGGAAGccatgagttcgatttatttcacttttagtggattgttttgtagtccactcgtgttggcctattgtgatGCTGaattatggagtttggaaggataaagggcGTGGAGAAACACCATATGTGGTAGGGTAGCAGTCTGGTTGCCcgaattgtagttaggttgtttttgagttgctggttgtattctgttgttatctcacttatagtaggcttgagggagcagtaaaatcaaaGTAAATGCTGcttgttttattttagaatcgagttatcgtttgagatacgtgatatactagcgccatctaagttgtacatgtatttctttgatATAGGGTTGgagcgctagttgtcataagcttgttgttgagttgcattgatgacttgaggtatgttaagtctataccttctttccttttggcataatcCATTTGATACAACGAAAAAagcaagcacgcaactttcataaatgattctattcttagaagtactagggttgcctatgttcttgattccccatatgtcctactatcatattgtctgttcatgggtctcatgacattccaagagaacttattgacttacttcattatgcattgcatttatttatacatgtatattgtcCCATCACTAGATGGCCTTATATACACGTATAGTATATGCATatagggtatggggaaaggttatggcattatatacgcaccaccacctgatcagctagcatacgttgatgattttgcccactgaGGCCGAGAAGATATGATGCGTTGACCTCAgatgcttgatgatgttatgtactcatatacctatgcatgatatgacatttatatgcatatgcatgacattataaatatttcatgattcacagagctattcagacttacagcttgagtcctttactccatgtttctttcatatcttttatatactgatttttatgccttacatactcggtacattactcATATTGATGCCCCTATTGCCTGAGGGCCTACGTTTCATGCCCAAAGTGTAGTTAGACAGGCTGAcgatcccccttcttaggatccttgtacagcgagagttggtgtgctccatgtgatccggagctgctattgggttttggtatgatacttttgtatacatatatgggtatgacggggcccagtcccgtcctttatacagttgtacactctattagaggtctgtagatagtcatgtttagttggatagtatgtggccttattGGCTTGCCCTACCatattccgtatatatatatatatatatatatatatatatatatatatatatatatatatcttttggtCATGTTTTCCCGCATATGTTATTCACATGAATATGTAGTTTATTGCCAGACgctatgcatgacctacacttattttatgtttatatcttagatgtatgcttaggggtgtttgacaggtagaactcgggcactcgtcacggcccatcTGTTTGGGTGTTGATATAACATCGCTCCGGTAAGACAAAAAAATGTCCTATCACCGAGGTTAGAAACAAATTCGTTAAAGAAGAGGTAATTCATTTCCTTGCAGTTCAAtgcgagaggtaaagtatcctgactgGTTAGCTatcgtagtagtagttccaaagaagaatatTAAATTTCGCATGTGCATAGACTATAAGAATTTAAATAAGGTGTGCCCAAAAGACTGGTTCCctttgccaaacattgatcaaatgattgattcgagccgggcacgagttaatgcgTTTCGTCGATGCttatgggtacaaccaaattaagatgaatcgggaggatcaagaaaaaacttcattcataacgaactttggcacatattgttataatgtgacgACGCTTTTCGGCCTaaagaacgccggagccacttatcagtgGCTCGTAAACAAAATATTTGagaaacaaatagggaaaactatggaggtttacatagatgatatcttgcttaagtctttgaatgcaggtgatcatcttaaacacctGCAAAAAACCTTTGACATCTTAaagaagcacaacatgaagcttaaccccgagaagtgtgcattcggggtcagctccggtaagttcctgGGATTCCTGGTGTCGCAAAGGGGGATCgaggttaaccccgataaaattaaagccatctAAGACATCCCGGACTAGCTATCGAGCGTGAAAAAGGTTCAAAGATTGACAGGGAGACTGgtcgctttgagcaggttcatttcccggtcttcGGAGAAATGCCATTATTTGTTTTCACTACTCAAATAGAAGAACAACTTCTAATGGACTCTGGAATGTTAGTAGGCTTTAAAGtatttgaaaaggtatttgtcaagTCCTCCATTACTGTCAAAAATTGGAGGAAGGTGAACAACTACTGGTCTACTTAGCAGTTTCGGAGGTAGCGGTGAGTACCGTTTTAGTCCGTGAGGACGAAGTTAcgcaatctcctatctattatgttagtaaaattttaacgggagaagaaactcgctacccacatttggaaaaattggccttagcccTCATAGTAGCCACTCGAAAACTTAAGGCCTTATTTCTAATGTCATCCGATAGCCGTGATGACCAGTTTTCCCCTGCGAAATATTCTTCATAAACCTGAACTCTTAGGTAGGCTGGCCAAGTGGGCAGTCTAAATGAGTGAATTTTACATACaatataaacctaggactgcgattaagtcacaagttttggctgaCTTTATGGTCGATTTCAGTCTGTGACTGCTACCTTTTGCTACCAAAGAAGAagtgatggtgtcagaatcgacatcaggagtttgtACCTTGTTCATGaatggagcttccaatgtgaaggggtccggactcGGCATTGTGCTAAGCATGCCCTCGGGAGAATCCCTAAGGTATGCCATAAGAATCGTTCCTCTGAATTAAATGAAGCAgaatatgaagctttgattgtaggACTCGAGCTAGCCCGGATACTAGactccgaggtcatagaaatcaaatgcgactcccagTTGGTAGTAAATTGGGTCTACCGAATCTTCGAAGccaaagaggaatgcatgcaacaATATGTCGTGAAAGTCCAGGCTCTGCTCGCTCGGTTCCGGGAATGGTCAATTACGCACATCTTGAGGGAAGAGAATGCGGAAGTAGATACACTAGCCAATCTTGGATCGTCCACAAAAATGAACAGATCGGACTCTTGTacagtcgtacaacttatgcaTTCGGTATTAGACGCAGATAGCTATTATAAGGTAAATGCGaccaatttggtctgggactggagaaataaaatCATTGACTATCTCGAGCACGGAAAATTGCCTGAAGATCCCAAGACATCTCGGGCACTGCGCACTAAAGCAGTTCGATAAAACTTCATGGGAGAACAATTAAATAGAAGAGCTTTCCAAGGAccgttggcccgatgtttgggagttttcgaagataactatgttatgcgagaagtccacggAGGGATTTGCGAAAATCACTCAGGCGCGGATTCCTTAGTGTTAAAATTaattagggcaggatactactagccccggatggaacaagacgccaaggcTTATGttcaaaaatattataaatcTCAATGCTACGGACCGttggtacatcaaccggcagagcACTACACTCAATTTTGTCActgtggccgttcatgaagtgggggatggatatagtcTGTCTACTACCACCGACCCCCAGTAAGGCAAGATTCTCTTGATTtaaactgactatttttctaaatgggttgaaaaaGGTCTTTATCAGAAGATCGGCTAACGCAAAGTAGTATATTTTTTATGGGAGAATATAATTTacagatttgggataccaaaagagataaaTTGCAACAACTAgccacaatttataggcgcaaaggttacaaagttccttgaagacttaaaaatcaaaaggatcacatcgtcaccctatcatccgagcgcaaatggtcaagtagaatcaacaaacaaagtgattatacaaaatttcGAAAAGAGACTGAAAGCAGCCAAAGTCAAATGGTCCGAAGAGCTTCCAGGAGTACtatgggcgtaccgaacaacggccaaatcgagcatGGGGGAAACTACTTTCTCTCTTATGTACGGAGCAGAAGCcttgatcc from Nicotiana tomentosiformis chromosome 11, ASM39032v3, whole genome shotgun sequence encodes:
- the LOC138901456 gene encoding uncharacterized protein, whose translation is MGVWEYSLQFDSLAKYAPTIVAKMEDRVHRIVMGLEPHLLNNCMFVSLRLGIDISRIQAYAQGVEESKQKQRADHEHDRGQSHVMRDYPTRGGAGIVQPAGSVVALSSSVRPPRQGSQAPVGRGRDRSGASSSSDPQNRAYALEGRRDQESSPDIVTDILSISSYDVYALIDTGSNLSYGTLLVASKFWIEPELIKHFDVSTLIGDTVIARRVYRYCIVVVHSHYTVEDLIELDIVEIYVIMGMDWLASCYANVDYRSKMVRFQFPGEQVLEWKGNTASPKGRYISNLKARKMIKKGYIYHLVWVQDVKAESPTLQSILVVNEFPDIFPDKLPGLAPEQEIEFAIDILPDTQPISIPLYTIAPTEIRELKEQLRELLEKALSDPRLSMQIICVLCLKFYKKGSCMQNSLNVNSGKANVVADALRRISMGSLSYLQPGKSAIASVIHQLGNLGIRLLDSGDTGVTIRDTATSSLVTEVKECQYEDPMLAHYRDTAPQKEKTPFEITRDGVLRYRGEAKIYHDIREIYWWDEMKKDIEEFVAQCPNCLPHTQRKSDSIWVIVDRLTKSAHFLPVRTMYSAEYYARLYIKEIVRLHGVPVSVVSNRGSQFTTNF